The Candidatus Methylomirabilota bacterium genome includes a window with the following:
- a CDS encoding response regulator, whose amino-acid sequence MASQEAVRGKRILVVEDEPIIAGLIGDMLMADGHDVDTVNTGRAALEKLAAGTYDLIVSDLRMPVLDGKGLYHELEKGHPEMVQRIVYVTGSALDPGNEEFLTATRVPWISKPFTITDLHKLTQGVLRRR is encoded by the coding sequence ATGGCCAGCCAAGAGGCGGTTCGGGGCAAGCGCATCCTCGTGGTGGAGGATGAGCCGATCATTGCCGGGCTGATCGGAGACATGCTCATGGCCGATGGCCATGACGTGGATACCGTGAATACGGGCCGCGCGGCGTTGGAGAAGCTCGCCGCCGGGACGTATGACTTGATCGTCAGCGATCTCCGGATGCCAGTCTTGGACGGCAAGGGCCTCTACCATGAGCTCGAGAAGGGCCACCCCGAGATGGTCCAGCGCATCGTCTACGTCACGGGGAGCGCCCTTGACCCCGGCAACGAGGAGTTCCTTACCGCCACGCGGGTGCCCTGGATCTCCAAGCCCTTCACGATCACGGATCTCCACAAGCTCACCCAGGGCGTGCTCCGCAGGCGCTAG
- the ricT gene encoding regulatory iron-sulfur-containing complex subunit RicT yields MSQEFETPDTLGTPAVPLAESPAQYLIGIRLREPLMAEDYLTSETDLHVGDFCVVETGGGTAVGEVRRPQRPLPEFRKDRLYRRVIRRASRDEAEDWRGRRQRELRGVETSQRLAHNRGLRIKIVDVAIEIGSRRVTVAFNSEDRVDFRDLVRDLAHEFHARIEMKQIGARDTTKLMDGIGPCGRQLCCSSHLKKFDPISVKMAKAQDMPLTDSRLLGNCGRLKCCLLYEFSTYEELRKRLPKVGTPCQAECGGSGCMTGRIKSLRVLKQAVLVGFQDGTEAEVPLEQVTWEGRPHIKPE; encoded by the coding sequence ATGAGCCAGGAATTCGAGACCCCCGACACCTTGGGCACTCCCGCCGTCCCCCTCGCCGAGAGCCCCGCCCAGTACCTGATCGGCATCCGCCTCCGCGAGCCGCTGATGGCCGAGGACTATCTCACCTCCGAGACCGATCTCCACGTGGGCGACTTCTGCGTGGTGGAGACGGGCGGCGGCACCGCGGTAGGCGAGGTGCGCCGGCCGCAGCGGCCCCTGCCGGAGTTCAGGAAGGACCGTCTGTATCGCCGAGTCATCCGCCGGGCCAGCCGCGATGAGGCCGAGGACTGGCGCGGGCGGCGGCAGCGTGAGCTGCGCGGCGTGGAGACGAGCCAGCGCCTCGCCCACAACCGGGGCCTGCGCATCAAGATCGTGGACGTGGCCATCGAGATTGGCAGCCGCCGCGTCACGGTGGCGTTCAATTCGGAGGACCGGGTGGACTTCCGCGATCTCGTGCGGGACCTCGCCCACGAGTTCCACGCGCGCATCGAGATGAAGCAGATCGGCGCGCGCGACACCACCAAGCTCATGGACGGCATCGGGCCGTGCGGACGGCAGCTCTGCTGCTCTTCGCACCTGAAGAAGTTCGACCCGATCTCGGTGAAGATGGCCAAGGCTCAGGACATGCCGCTGACCGACAGCCGCCTCCTCGGCAACTGCGGGCGCCTCAAGTGCTGCCTCCTCTACGAGTTCTCGACCTACGAGGAGCTGCGCAAGCGCCTGCCCAAGGTGGGAACGCCCTGCCAGGCGGAGTGCGGCGGCTCCGGCTGCATGACCGGCCGGATCAAGTCGCTCCGCGTGCTCAAGCAGGCGGTGCTGGTCGGCTTCCAGGACGGCACCGAGGCGGAGGTGCCGCTGGAGCAGGTGACGTGGGAGGGCCGGCCGCACATCAAGCCGGAGTGA
- the metG gene encoding methionine--tRNA ligase: MSQDVFYLTTPIYYPNAAPHLGSAGTTMMADAMCRYHRMRGDRVWFLTGTDEHGDKMAQVAEKEGISPQAFVDRIAELYKEEWRRLGITNDDFIRTTEPRHQKVVQQILQRLWDKGEIYLGEYSGQYCYGCERFYTEKEIVDGKCPDHQTPLTFIKEDNYLFRMSKYQARLIKHLEDHPEFIQPERYRNEVLGFLREPLQDLSISRPRARLSWGIPLPFDDQHVTYVWFDALINYVSALGYPDDEKYKTFWPAIHLIGKDIVKAHGVYWPTMLWAADLPLYKGLRVHGYWSVEGRKMSKSLGNVVGAWTLAEKYGSEVIRYFVLREMHFGLDADFSEEAVVGRLNADLANDLGNLVSRATTVIANFAGGVVPAPGGESPEESALREAWRRAVDEVATAMDEFAFYRAMEAIWHFIGGVNRYVDAQAPWTLAKNPAKAERLRTVLWTLGEALRVIGVLLDPFLPQAAGKIRGAIGAPSPSLADATWGGLAAGARVQKLSGLFPRVDTKAVEATAAARAPSAQGETGGAGKISLADFQKVDLRVAEVLAAERVAKSKKLLKLTVKVGGEPRTLVAGIAEHYAPEALIGRKIVVVANLEPATLMGIESNGMVLAGSSDTTLALIALDRDLPPGAKVK; encoded by the coding sequence ATGAGCCAGGACGTGTTCTACCTCACCACGCCGATCTACTATCCCAATGCCGCGCCGCATCTCGGCAGCGCGGGCACTACCATGATGGCGGACGCGATGTGCCGCTATCACCGCATGCGCGGTGACCGCGTGTGGTTCCTCACCGGGACCGACGAGCACGGCGACAAGATGGCGCAGGTCGCGGAGAAGGAAGGTATCTCGCCGCAGGCCTTCGTGGACCGCATCGCCGAGCTCTACAAGGAGGAGTGGCGGCGGCTCGGCATCACCAACGACGACTTCATCCGCACCACCGAGCCGCGGCACCAGAAGGTGGTGCAGCAGATCCTGCAGCGCCTCTGGGACAAGGGCGAGATCTATCTCGGGGAATACTCCGGCCAGTACTGCTACGGCTGCGAGCGCTTCTACACCGAGAAGGAGATCGTGGACGGGAAGTGCCCGGACCACCAGACCCCGCTCACTTTCATCAAGGAGGACAACTACCTCTTCCGGATGTCGAAGTACCAGGCGCGCCTGATCAAGCACCTCGAGGACCATCCGGAGTTCATCCAGCCGGAGCGTTACCGCAACGAGGTGCTGGGCTTCCTGCGCGAGCCGCTCCAGGATCTCTCGATCAGCCGCCCGCGGGCGCGGCTGAGCTGGGGCATTCCACTGCCCTTCGACGACCAGCACGTCACCTACGTCTGGTTCGACGCGCTCATCAACTACGTCTCTGCGCTCGGCTATCCCGACGACGAGAAGTACAAGACCTTCTGGCCGGCCATTCACCTGATCGGGAAGGACATCGTCAAGGCGCACGGCGTCTACTGGCCCACCATGCTCTGGGCCGCGGACCTGCCGCTCTACAAGGGCCTGCGCGTGCACGGTTACTGGTCGGTCGAGGGCCGCAAGATGTCCAAGTCCCTCGGCAACGTCGTGGGGGCTTGGACGCTCGCCGAGAAGTACGGCAGCGAGGTCATCCGCTACTTCGTGCTGCGCGAGATGCACTTCGGTCTCGACGCCGACTTCAGCGAGGAGGCGGTGGTGGGCCGCCTCAACGCCGACCTTGCCAACGACCTCGGCAACCTGGTGAGCCGTGCCACCACCGTGATCGCGAACTTTGCGGGCGGGGTGGTGCCCGCGCCGGGCGGGGAGAGCCCCGAGGAATCCGCCCTGCGCGAGGCCTGGCGCCGCGCCGTCGACGAGGTGGCGACCGCGATGGATGAATTCGCCTTCTATCGCGCGATGGAGGCGATCTGGCACTTCATTGGCGGCGTGAACCGCTACGTGGATGCCCAGGCGCCGTGGACGCTCGCGAAGAACCCGGCCAAAGCGGAGCGGCTCCGCACCGTGCTGTGGACGCTGGGCGAGGCCCTGCGTGTGATCGGCGTGCTGCTCGACCCGTTCCTGCCCCAGGCGGCCGGGAAGATCCGCGGCGCCATCGGCGCGCCCTCGCCCAGCCTGGCTGACGCGACATGGGGCGGGCTCGCCGCGGGCGCGCGGGTGCAGAAGCTCTCGGGGCTGTTCCCGAGGGTCGATACCAAGGCGGTAGAAGCCACGGCGGCGGCGAGAGCGCCCTCCGCCCAGGGGGAGACGGGGGGCGCCGGCAAGATCTCCCTCGCCGACTTCCAGAAGGTGGATCTGCGGGTGGCCGAGGTGCTCGCGGCGGAGCGGGTCGCCAAGTCCAAGAAGCTGCTCAAGCTCACCGTCAAGGTCGGCGGCGAGCCGCGCACGCTCGTGGCGGGCATCGCCGAGCACTATGCGCCTGAGGCGTTGATAGGCCGCAAGATTGTGGTGGTGGCGAATCTCGAGCCCGCCACGCTCATGGGCATCGAGTCCAATGGCATGGTCCTCGCGGGCTCGAGCGATACCACGCTCGCGCTGATCGCGCTGGACCGGGATCTTCCGCCGGGCGCCAAGGTCAAGTAG
- the tmk gene encoding dTMP kinase gives MRGALITVEGVEGSGKSTQCRRLAALLRARGLEVVETSEPDGTALGQAVRSLFELEPRPSPLTQAFLFLAARQEHVARVIQPALARGAVALSDRYTDATLAYQGYGQGLDLQTIHELNALATGGLLPDLTLLLDLDPAVGVRRIAGRPLDAFERMDVAFHQRVREGYLEIARADKRRVLVFDAARDPDLVHGDIARVVDEFLGRRGAARGA, from the coding sequence ATGCGCGGCGCTCTCATCACCGTCGAGGGAGTCGAGGGCTCCGGGAAGAGCACACAGTGCCGCCGTCTCGCCGCGCTCCTGCGTGCCCGGGGTCTCGAGGTGGTGGAGACCAGCGAGCCCGACGGAACCGCCCTCGGCCAGGCTGTCCGAAGCCTCTTCGAGCTCGAGCCGCGGCCGAGCCCGCTCACCCAGGCCTTTCTCTTCCTCGCTGCCCGCCAGGAGCACGTGGCGCGGGTGATACAGCCCGCGCTGGCGCGGGGGGCGGTGGCGCTCTCCGACCGCTACACCGACGCCACGCTCGCCTATCAGGGCTACGGCCAGGGACTGGACCTCCAGACCATTCACGAGCTGAATGCGCTGGCCACCGGCGGGCTCCTGCCCGATCTCACCCTGCTGCTCGACCTGGATCCCGCCGTGGGCGTGCGCCGCATCGCCGGCCGGCCGCTGGACGCCTTCGAGCGCATGGACGTCGCGTTCCATCAGAGAGTCCGCGAGGGCTATCTCGAGATCGCACGCGCCGACAAGCGGCGCGTGCTCGTGTTCGACGCCGCGCGGGATCCCGACCTCGTGCATGGGGACATCGCGCGCGTGGTGGACGAGTTCCTCGGCCGCCGGGGAGCGGCGCGTGGCGCCTGA